A part of Entelurus aequoreus isolate RoL-2023_Sb linkage group LG10, RoL_Eaeq_v1.1, whole genome shotgun sequence genomic DNA contains:
- the LOC133658049 gene encoding interleukin-17 receptor A — MIHAALLCSFLTAGLAAPSFLRTLNQKLDCNQPGLNNCKMNNCSVQHEVVPRQLAPTKPEWGPDILELGLDEHGPVPVLNVTWRIRSDASMLALQGSQVQIVDQDTKQSLCVRFTYSIHQQLTPSFSKWTFWLDGVVLDAGHSYLLSAFNLPQPHVGEYRITKHFTVPGCDDKRIQKAQMCLENGSMWHPALTAAVSLPAVVVGFEADKYCDLYQVSIESESVHLTKNVSKANNTSLNVTFALDVSQLLKCQLTITITPFFIRCQKESCRPEQRIINHCLCKYYSPRRTVMIKSTLVLVIVGVCFACLLWKVSSKDPVTASSSAADEHPESFQVPGRRQVLIIYSLDHPLYKNIVLKLCAFLTAKCGIQVVLDQLDSTRLGILGRVQWLDWQREQMERSSAKILVLCSAGVQAKWRAMCGEKPVLLKSDQRSPSGDMLTPALSLIVPRLVRSASLEKYIVAYFEDISSPEDVPSPFNVTVRYKLMKQFEELFFRILDAEKHGPGRVRHIQGLSEEEYHRCPLGGALQEAIEAFREYQVDHPHWFEEEWVDD; from the exons ATGATCCACGCTGCACTTCTCTGCTCTTTTTTGACAGCTGGCCTTGCGGCTCCATCTTTTCTTCGGACTCTCAACCAAAAACTGGACTGCAACCAACCG GGTCTTAATAACTGCAAAATGA ATAACTGCTCAGTCCAACATGAGGTGGTACCCAGACAGCTGGCCCCCACCAAGCCTGAGTGGGGTCCAGACATTTTGGAGCTGGGTCTGGACGAGCATGGGCCTGTTCCAGTTCTGAACGTGACATGGAGGATACGGTCAGATG CAAGTATGTTAGCACTCCAGGGGTCCCAGGTGCAGATTGTGGACCAGGACACCAAGCAAAGTCTGTGTGTGCGCTTCACTTACAGCATCCACCAGCAGCTCACTCCGAGCTTCAGCAAG TGGACATTCTGGTTGGATGGCGTGGTGTTGGATGCGGGCCACTCCTATCTGCTGTCAGCTTTTAACTTGCCACAACCCCACGTTGGAGAGTACAGGATCACAAAGCACTTCACCGTCCCAG GATGTGACGACAAGAGAATCCAAAAGGCCCAGATGTGTTTGGAAAATG GCAGCATGTGGCACCCTGCGCTCACCGCTGCTGTGTCGCTGCCGGCCGTTGTGGTGGGATTTGAAGCCGACAAGTATTGTGACCTCTACCAAGTCTCCATTGAGAGCGAGAGCGTCCATTTAACCAAGAATGTTTCCAAG GCCAACAACACTTCTCTGAATGTGACGTTTGCTTTGGATGTGTCGCAGCTCTTAAAGTGCCAGTTGACGATAACG ATAACACCATTTTTCATAAGATGCCAGAAGGAGTCTTGCCGTCCGGAGCAAAGGATCATCAATCACTGCTTGTGTAAGTACT ATTCTCCACGGCGGACTGTCATGATTAAAAGCACACTCGTGTTGGTCATTGTTGGCGTTTGCTTTGCCTGCCTGCTGTGGAAAGTCTCTTCCAAAG ATCCTGTCACCGCGTCGTCTTCTGCGGCGGATGAACATCCAGAAAGCTTTCAGGTGCCGGGAAGACGACAAGTACTCATCATCTACTCCCTCGACCACCCTCTGTACAAAAACATCGTCCTAAAGCTTTGCGCTTTCCTCACGGCCAAATGCGGCATCCAGGTGGTCCTGGATCAGCTGGACTCCACCAGACTGGGAATACTGGGCCGTGTTCAGTGGCTGGACTGGCAGAGGGAACAAATGGAACGCTCCTCGGCCAAGATCCTCGTCCTGTGCTCGGCAGGAGTCCAAGCTAAATGGAGAGCCATGTGTGGGGAGAAGCCGGTGCTCCTGAAGTCCGACCAGCGCTCACCCTCGGGTGACATGCTCACTCCAGCTCTCAGCCTCATCGTTCCCCGTCTGGTACGCAGTGCTTCCCTGGAGAAGTACATCGTAGCGTACTTCGAAGACATTTCCTCTCCTGAGGACGTTCCCTCGCCTTTCAACGTCACGGTTCGATACAAGCTTATGAAGCAATTCGAGGAGCTCTTCTTCCGAATCCTGGACGCTGAGAAGCACGGCCCGGGTCGAGTTCGTCACATTCAAGGTCTGTCGGAGGAAGAGTATCACCGTTGCCCCTTAGGTGGAGCTCTGCAGGAAGCTATTGAAGCTTTCAGGGAATACCAGGTGgatcacccacactggtttgaagaAGAATGGGTGGATGACTGA
- the LOC133658048 gene encoding vesicle transport protein GOT1B has protein sequence MISLTDSQKIGMGLTGFGVFFLFFGMMLFFDKALLAIGNILFVSGLSFVIGLERTVRFFFQRHKAKATSFFLGGVLVVLIGWPIIGVILEIYGFFLLFRGFFPVAVGFIRRIPLLGSLLSLPGIRNLVDKIGESNNMV, from the exons AAATTGGAATGGGGCTGACAGGATTTGGCGTATTTTTCCTCTTCTTCGGGATGATGCTCTTCTTCGACAAAGCCCTCCTGGCCATTGGAAAT ATTCTGTTCGTCTCAGGGttgtcctttgtcatcggcctggaGAGAACCGTCAGATTCTTCTTCCAAAGACATAAAGCCAAAGCCACCAGCTTCTTTCTGGGAGGAGTGTTAGTGGTTCTGATAGGCTGGCCCATCATCGGTGTCATTCTGGAGATATATGGATTTTTCCTCTTATTTAG GGGATTCTTCCCGGTTGCGGTGGGCTTCATCAGAAGAATACCACTGCTTGGCTCCTTGCTCAGCTTACCAGGAATCAGAAAT CTGGTGGATAAAATCGGCGAGAGCAACAACATGGTATAG